One Paraburkholderia kururiensis DNA window includes the following coding sequences:
- a CDS encoding glutaminase — protein sequence MNYTPILEQIRHDVQPYLGTGRVADYIPELARVSGDRFGMAVVTIDGEVFRTGDADTRFSIQSISKLFACTLAFKLLGDDLWRRVGREPSGTAFNSLVQLEAEHGKPRNPFINAGALVVTDVLCRRFVQAETALVEFIRRLSGEPGIDYEARVAESELQHAHRNRAMAHFMASFGNMEMPPEAVIEAYCRQCAISMNCVELARAALFLANGGVVPATGERILDASSAKRLSALMLTCGTYDAAGDFVYRVGLPAKSGVGGGIVAVLPGEMAVCVWSPGLDANGNSLAGVQSLEWLTTLTGRSIF from the coding sequence ATGAACTACACCCCGATCCTCGAGCAGATTCGCCACGACGTGCAGCCGTACCTCGGCACCGGACGCGTGGCCGACTACATTCCCGAACTCGCACGCGTCTCCGGCGACCGCTTCGGCATGGCCGTCGTGACGATCGACGGCGAGGTGTTCCGCACGGGGGACGCCGACACGCGCTTTTCGATCCAGAGCATCTCCAAACTCTTTGCGTGCACGCTCGCCTTCAAGCTGCTCGGCGATGACCTGTGGCGCCGTGTGGGACGCGAACCGTCGGGCACCGCGTTCAATTCGCTGGTGCAGCTGGAAGCCGAACATGGCAAGCCCCGCAATCCGTTCATCAATGCAGGTGCACTTGTGGTGACGGATGTGCTGTGCCGCCGCTTCGTGCAGGCGGAAACGGCATTGGTCGAGTTCATCCGCCGGCTTTCGGGCGAACCCGGCATCGATTACGAGGCCCGCGTCGCGGAATCGGAGCTGCAGCACGCGCACCGCAACCGCGCGATGGCGCATTTCATGGCGAGCTTCGGCAATATGGAAATGCCGCCGGAAGCCGTCATCGAGGCGTACTGCCGCCAATGCGCGATCTCGATGAACTGCGTGGAACTGGCGCGGGCGGCGCTTTTCCTCGCCAACGGCGGCGTAGTGCCGGCCACCGGCGAACGGATCCTGGACGCCAGCTCGGCCAAGCGCCTGTCGGCCCTCATGCTCACTTGCGGGACTTACGATGCGGCCGGCGACTTCGTCTACCGCGTGGGTCTGCCGGCAAAGAGCGGTGTGGGCGGCGGCATCGTCGCCGTGCTGCCGGGCGAGATGGCGGTATGCGTGTGGTCGCCCGGGCTGGATGCGAACGGCAATTCGCTGGCCGGCGTGCAGTCGCTGGAATGGCTGACCACGCTGACGGGTCGGTCGATCTTCTGA
- a CDS encoding AraC family transcriptional regulator, protein MMESRDQPAPVRAVYVLEQRHESSEVPWRAEPRAQLIRSGSGVLTVHTQSARWVAPPGHAVWVPPGVLHRLSSTAPLSLHTLYAEGEPPRVPGAAAVPPMAFVPAQGCVVAIDRLTDELLQAAAIFGVGYAQEGAEARLVQVILDRVPQLAVMPLSLFLPRDPRIRRVADMLVAHPADSRVLDELAEAAGVTARTAARLFARETGLTFGQWRQQLRLLVALEKLGAGASVTQVALEVGYNDVSSFIAVFRDALGETPARYFR, encoded by the coding sequence ATGATGGAAAGCCGCGATCAGCCGGCGCCAGTGCGCGCCGTCTACGTGCTCGAACAACGGCATGAGAGCAGCGAAGTGCCGTGGCGTGCGGAGCCGCGTGCCCAGTTGATTCGCTCGGGCAGCGGCGTGTTAACCGTGCACACGCAGTCCGCGCGCTGGGTGGCGCCGCCCGGGCACGCGGTCTGGGTGCCGCCGGGCGTGCTGCACCGGCTCTCGTCCACCGCGCCGCTGTCTCTCCACACCCTCTACGCCGAAGGCGAACCGCCGCGTGTGCCGGGCGCCGCCGCGGTGCCGCCCATGGCATTTGTGCCGGCCCAGGGCTGCGTGGTCGCCATCGACCGGTTGACCGACGAATTGCTGCAAGCCGCGGCCATCTTCGGCGTGGGCTATGCGCAAGAGGGTGCCGAGGCGCGGCTCGTGCAGGTCATCCTGGACCGCGTGCCGCAGCTTGCCGTCATGCCGCTTTCGCTCTTCCTGCCGCGCGATCCACGCATCCGGCGCGTGGCTGACATGCTCGTTGCACATCCCGCAGATTCCCGCGTGCTCGATGAACTGGCGGAAGCGGCCGGCGTGACGGCGCGCACGGCCGCGCGTCTCTTCGCCCGGGAAACGGGACTCACGTTCGGCCAGTGGCGCCAGCAGTTGCGGCTGCTCGTGGCGCTCGAGAAGCTGGGCGCGGGGGCCAGCGTCACCCAGGTGGCGCTCGAAGTGGGCTACAACGACGTGTCGTCGTTCATCGCCGTGTTTCGCGATGCACTGGGCGAGACGCCTGCACGATATTTCCGCTGA
- a CDS encoding DHA2 family efflux MFS transporter permease subunit, whose amino-acid sequence MRPDFRRFRLNSPRTASATPATPSPASAPAAPPPLAGGQLVLATIAVALATFMNVLDTSIANVAIPTISGDLGVSVDEGTWVITVFAASNAVSIPLTGWLTQRIGQVKLFVGAILMFVVASWLCGVAPSLPVLLAARVLQGAVAGPLIPLSQAILLGSWPKEKSATALALWAMTATVGPIAGPALGGWITDNYSWAWIFYINIPVGIFAAAVTWSIYRKRESPTRQPPIDVVGLGLLITWVASLQIMLDKGKDLDWFNSPFIVGLGVTALIGFAFFLVWELTEAHPIVDLRLFAQRNFLGGTVAISVAYAVFFGNLVLLPQWMQEYLNYRSVDAGLVTAPLGIFAVILAPVMGRVLPRSDARIIATLAFVGFAVVFYMRSRYVIEIDTWHLVLPTLLQGIPMAMFFVPLTAIILAGQPPNKVPAAAGLSNFVRVFCGAIGTSISTNAWNNRTVLHHVRLTEQATVDNPLFRQQIESTQALLNLSRPSANALFEFTVNTQAAMMGLNDIFYVSAIIFVLIIPLIWITRPAKGGGGGGDAAGAH is encoded by the coding sequence ATGCGGCCCGATTTCCGGAGATTTCGCTTGAACTCGCCACGGACTGCGTCTGCCACGCCGGCCACGCCTTCGCCAGCTTCCGCGCCGGCCGCCCCACCGCCGCTCGCCGGCGGCCAGCTCGTGCTCGCGACGATTGCCGTCGCGCTCGCCACGTTCATGAACGTGCTGGACACGTCGATCGCCAACGTCGCGATTCCGACCATATCCGGCGACCTCGGGGTTTCCGTCGACGAAGGCACGTGGGTCATCACGGTGTTCGCCGCCTCGAACGCGGTGTCGATTCCGCTCACCGGCTGGCTCACGCAGCGCATCGGCCAGGTAAAGCTGTTCGTGGGCGCCATTCTCATGTTCGTGGTCGCGTCGTGGCTGTGCGGCGTCGCGCCCAGCCTGCCGGTGCTGCTCGCCGCGCGCGTGCTCCAGGGCGCCGTGGCGGGACCCCTGATCCCGCTCTCGCAGGCCATCCTGCTCGGCTCCTGGCCGAAGGAAAAATCCGCGACCGCGCTCGCGCTGTGGGCCATGACGGCGACCGTCGGGCCTATCGCGGGGCCCGCGCTGGGCGGCTGGATCACGGACAACTACAGCTGGGCCTGGATCTTCTACATCAACATTCCGGTCGGCATCTTCGCCGCGGCCGTTACGTGGTCCATCTACCGCAAGCGCGAATCGCCCACGCGGCAGCCGCCTATCGACGTGGTGGGGCTCGGGCTGCTCATCACCTGGGTGGCCTCGCTGCAGATCATGCTCGACAAGGGCAAGGACCTCGACTGGTTCAATTCGCCGTTCATCGTGGGGCTGGGCGTCACGGCGCTGATCGGCTTCGCGTTCTTTCTGGTCTGGGAGCTGACGGAGGCGCACCCCATCGTCGACCTGCGGCTCTTCGCGCAGCGCAACTTCCTGGGCGGCACGGTCGCGATCTCCGTCGCGTATGCCGTGTTCTTCGGCAATCTGGTGCTGCTGCCGCAGTGGATGCAGGAGTACCTGAACTATCGTTCCGTCGATGCCGGTCTCGTCACTGCGCCGCTCGGCATTTTCGCGGTGATTCTCGCGCCCGTCATGGGACGCGTACTGCCCCGCTCGGACGCACGCATCATCGCGACGCTCGCGTTCGTCGGCTTTGCCGTCGTGTTCTACATGCGGTCGCGCTACGTGATCGAGATCGACACGTGGCATCTCGTGCTGCCCACGCTGCTGCAAGGCATTCCGATGGCCATGTTCTTCGTGCCGCTCACCGCGATCATTCTCGCGGGGCAGCCGCCGAACAAGGTGCCGGCCGCAGCCGGGCTGTCGAACTTCGTGCGCGTGTTCTGCGGGGCCATCGGCACGTCCATTTCCACCAACGCCTGGAACAACCGCACCGTGCTGCACCACGTGCGTCTCACCGAACAGGCGACCGTGGACAATCCGCTCTTTCGCCAGCAGATCGAATCCACGCAGGCGCTGCTGAACCTGAGCCGGCCGTCGGCGAATGCGCTCTTCGAGTTCACGGTGAACACGCAGGCCGCGATGATGGGCCTGAACGACATCTTCTACGTCTCGGCCATCATCTTCGTGCTGATCATTCCGTTGATCTGGATTACGCGGCCGGCAAAAGGCGGAGGCGGCGGCGGGGACGCAGCCGGGGCGCATTGA
- a CDS encoding alpha/beta hydrolase, giving the protein MNWESFEHGWRLAPADAPARALVVLLHGVGSNGQDLVPLADAWRGALPPDIAWASFDGSEPFDGGFGGRQWFSLRDIDESSRGERVAAAWPALERMLRAELAHWALQDFGQLALVGFSQGSIMSLYHAATHDEGAAAVVAYSGRLAVPVTARSRTPLTLVHGMEDGVIPIAELERAANAFSDAGFAVGAYALPGVGHTISSQGAMLGREALARAFSTL; this is encoded by the coding sequence ATGAACTGGGAATCGTTCGAACACGGCTGGCGCCTCGCGCCTGCCGATGCGCCCGCGCGGGCGCTCGTCGTGCTGCTGCATGGCGTAGGCAGCAACGGCCAGGACCTGGTGCCGCTCGCCGATGCATGGCGCGGTGCGCTGCCGCCGGACATCGCGTGGGCGTCGTTCGACGGCAGCGAGCCGTTCGACGGCGGCTTCGGTGGGCGCCAGTGGTTCAGCCTGCGCGACATCGACGAAAGCAGCCGGGGTGAGCGTGTTGCCGCCGCCTGGCCTGCACTCGAGCGCATGTTGCGTGCGGAACTCGCGCACTGGGCATTGCAGGATTTCGGTCAGCTTGCACTCGTCGGCTTTTCGCAAGGGTCCATCATGTCGCTCTATCACGCTGCGACGCACGATGAAGGCGCGGCGGCCGTGGTTGCCTACTCGGGGCGGCTCGCCGTGCCGGTGACGGCTCGCAGCCGTACGCCGCTCACGCTCGTGCACGGCATGGAGGACGGCGTCATTCCCATCGCCGAACTCGAACGTGCCGCGAATGCGTTCAGCGACGCCGGTTTCGCCGTGGGCGCCTATGCGTTGCCCGGCGTCGGCCACACCATTTCGTCGCAGGGCGCCATGCTGGGCCGCGAGGCGTTGGCGCGTGCCTTTTCGACCCTGTAG
- a CDS encoding rod shape-determining protein, giving the protein MARTTSHPSFLKRLFRHDVAVDLGTANTLIYTPDEGVVLNQPSVVCFQKHAAPGEARVAAVGSEAKQLLGRTPVNLETVRPMRHGVIADFPAAEHMIRQFVDMAQQRRLFGRRASFTICVPAGATHVERRAIREAAVAAGAGRVNLIGESLASAVGAGLPVASATGSMVVDIGGGTTEVGVVALGGLAYSGSIRVGGDQFDQAIVSYVRNLFGVLLGEPTAEHVKKTIGSAMRDVPRQRMNATGRSLDDGLPRTVELSNHDVADAIVSPLKQVIGAVKDALENAPPELVTDIASTGIVLTGGGALLANLDRCLAAELGVAVRIADEPLTCAVRGAGVAGQVLDEYAFE; this is encoded by the coding sequence ATGGCCAGAACAACGTCGCACCCTTCCTTCCTGAAACGGTTGTTCCGCCACGACGTGGCCGTGGATCTCGGCACGGCCAACACGCTCATCTACACGCCCGACGAAGGCGTCGTGCTCAATCAGCCCTCGGTGGTGTGCTTCCAGAAACACGCGGCGCCCGGCGAAGCGCGCGTGGCGGCGGTGGGCAGCGAAGCGAAGCAACTGCTTGGCCGAACCCCCGTCAACCTCGAAACGGTGCGGCCCATGCGCCACGGCGTGATTGCGGACTTTCCCGCGGCCGAACACATGATTCGCCAGTTCGTCGACATGGCCCAGCAGCGCCGGCTCTTCGGGCGGCGCGCATCGTTCACGATCTGCGTGCCGGCGGGCGCGACCCACGTGGAGCGCCGCGCGATCCGCGAGGCCGCCGTCGCGGCGGGCGCAGGGCGGGTGAACCTGATCGGCGAGTCGCTCGCTTCCGCGGTGGGGGCGGGGCTGCCGGTGGCGTCGGCCACCGGTTCGATGGTCGTGGACATTGGCGGCGGCACCACGGAAGTCGGCGTCGTGGCGCTGGGCGGACTCGCGTACAGCGGCTCGATTCGCGTGGGCGGCGACCAGTTCGACCAGGCGATCGTGAGTTACGTGCGCAACCTGTTCGGCGTGCTGCTCGGCGAACCCACGGCGGAGCACGTGAAAAAGACCATCGGTTCGGCGATGCGCGACGTGCCGCGGCAGCGCATGAACGCGACCGGCCGCAGCCTCGACGATGGCCTGCCGCGCACCGTCGAGCTCAGCAATCACGACGTGGCCGACGCGATCGTGTCGCCGCTCAAGCAGGTGATCGGCGCCGTGAAGGACGCGCTGGAAAATGCGCCGCCCGAGCTGGTCACCGACATCGCGAGTACCGGCATCGTGCTCACGGGCGGCGGCGCACTGCTCGCGAACCTGGACCGTTGCCTCGCGGCGGAACTGGGCGTGGCGGTGCGAATCGCCGACGAGCCGCTGACCTGCGCCGTGCGCGGCGCCGGCGTGGCCGGCCAGGTGCTGGACGAGTACGCGTTCGAATAA
- a CDS encoding alpha/beta fold hydrolase, which translates to MPYVEAGTGELLLFVHGSLCDYRYWQPQLDGLAARYRCVAVSLTHYWPDADRQSAVPFSWRGHADELAQFVERLGAGPAHVVGHSRGGCVSFHFARRHAQHVRTLTLADPGGPLQIEGRAPARLPETVNALRARAAQLIEDGHVDAGLQLFVDSVSRPGFWAKSTPSFRTMATDNAHTLARQFRDPLPAYTPADAAGVCCPVLLIDGEKSPDMFRRTANALHAWLPDARRETVQGASHGMNLARPAAFNRYVDAFIADVKARVPEHGV; encoded by the coding sequence ATGCCCTACGTCGAGGCCGGTACGGGCGAGCTGCTGCTGTTCGTGCACGGCTCGCTCTGCGATTACCGCTACTGGCAACCGCAACTGGACGGCCTTGCCGCCCGCTATCGCTGTGTGGCAGTGAGTCTCACGCATTACTGGCCCGACGCCGACCGGCAGAGCGCCGTGCCTTTCAGCTGGCGCGGCCACGCGGACGAACTGGCGCAGTTCGTGGAGCGCCTCGGTGCCGGCCCGGCCCACGTGGTGGGCCACTCGCGCGGCGGCTGCGTGTCGTTTCATTTCGCGCGCAGGCATGCGCAGCACGTGCGCACGCTGACGCTCGCGGACCCGGGCGGCCCGTTGCAGATCGAGGGCCGCGCGCCCGCGCGACTGCCGGAAACGGTCAATGCGTTGCGGGCCCGCGCCGCACAATTGATCGAGGACGGCCACGTCGATGCCGGGCTGCAGCTGTTCGTCGATTCGGTAAGCCGCCCGGGCTTCTGGGCCAAAAGCACCCCCTCGTTTCGCACCATGGCCACGGACAATGCCCACACGCTCGCCCGCCAGTTTCGCGATCCGCTGCCGGCCTATACGCCTGCGGACGCAGCGGGCGTGTGTTGTCCCGTGCTGCTGATCGATGGCGAAAAGAGCCCGGACATGTTCCGGCGCACCGCTAACGCGCTCCACGCATGGCTGCCCGATGCGCGGCGCGAGACGGTGCAGGGCGCCTCGCACGGCATGAATCTCGCGCGTCCCGCGGCGTTCAATCGCTACGTCGATGCATTTATCGCGGACGTAAAGGCGAGGGTGCCGGAGCACGGCGTGTGA
- the gltA gene encoding citrate synthase produces the protein MNESNMHATLRFSDSDQTIELPVYKGTMGPDVIDIRKLYGQTGKFTYDPGFMSTAACNSAITYIDGDKGELLYRGYPIDNLAQNADFLETCYLLLKGELPNPAQKDEFVKTVTSHTMVHEQMHLFFRGFRRDAHPMSILVAAVGALSAFYHDSLDINDPRHRDVSAIRMIAKLPTLVAMAYKYSIGQPFVYPRDDLSYSANFMRMMFSNPCEEYKVNDVLVRALDRILILHADHEQNASTSTVRLAGSSGANPFACIAAGIACLWGPAHGGANEAALNMLEEIGSPDNIPEFIRQVKDKNSGVKLMGFGHRVYKNYDPRAKLMRETCHEVLEELGLHDDPLFKLAMQLEKIALEDEYFVSRKLYPNVDFYSGIVQRALGIPTSMFTCIFAMARTVGWIAQWNEMIADPEQKIGRPRQLFVGATPREAKPIAKR, from the coding sequence ATGAACGAATCGAACATGCACGCCACGCTGCGCTTTTCCGATAGCGACCAGACCATCGAGCTTCCCGTCTACAAGGGCACGATGGGCCCGGACGTCATCGATATCCGCAAACTGTACGGCCAGACCGGCAAGTTCACGTACGACCCGGGCTTCATGTCGACGGCGGCATGCAATTCGGCGATTACGTACATCGACGGGGACAAGGGCGAACTGCTGTACCGCGGCTACCCGATCGACAACCTCGCGCAAAACGCCGACTTCCTCGAAACCTGCTACCTGCTGCTCAAGGGCGAACTGCCCAACCCGGCCCAGAAGGACGAGTTCGTGAAGACCGTCACGAGCCACACGATGGTCCACGAGCAGATGCATCTCTTTTTCCGGGGCTTCCGTCGCGACGCACACCCGATGTCGATTCTCGTGGCCGCGGTGGGCGCGCTGTCGGCGTTCTATCACGACTCGCTCGACATCAATGACCCGCGTCATCGCGACGTGTCGGCCATTCGCATGATCGCGAAGCTGCCTACGCTCGTCGCGATGGCCTACAAGTACAGCATCGGCCAGCCGTTCGTGTATCCGCGCGATGACCTCTCGTACAGCGCGAATTTCATGCGCATGATGTTCTCGAATCCGTGCGAGGAGTACAAGGTCAACGACGTGCTGGTGCGCGCGCTGGACCGCATCCTGATCCTGCATGCGGACCACGAGCAGAACGCGTCGACCTCGACCGTGCGTCTCGCGGGTTCGTCGGGTGCGAATCCGTTCGCGTGTATCGCGGCCGGTATCGCATGTCTCTGGGGCCCCGCGCACGGCGGCGCCAACGAAGCGGCGCTCAACATGCTCGAAGAGATCGGCTCGCCCGACAACATCCCTGAATTCATCCGTCAGGTGAAGGACAAGAACTCGGGCGTGAAGCTGATGGGCTTCGGCCACCGCGTCTACAAGAACTACGACCCGCGCGCGAAGCTGATGCGCGAGACGTGCCACGAAGTGCTCGAAGAACTGGGCCTGCACGACGACCCGCTCTTCAAGCTCGCGATGCAGCTGGAAAAGATCGCGCTGGAAGACGAATACTTCGTGTCGCGCAAGCTGTACCCGAACGTGGATTTCTATTCGGGCATCGTGCAGCGCGCACTCGGCATTCCGACTTCGATGTTCACCTGCATCTTCGCGATGGCACGCACGGTGGGCTGGATTGCGCAGTGGAACGAAATGATCGCCGACCCCGAGCAGAAGATCGGCCGTCCGCGCCAGCTGTTCGTCGGTGCAACGCCGCGCGAAGCGAAGCCGATCGCGAAGCGGTAA
- a CDS encoding glycogen debranching N-terminal domain-containing protein: MQDPEALGGVTHAGGVDHAPSPQQDADGAFIPTETAHVASMTQHVLKSGDTFIVNDSLGDITGHDDGLFVNDTRVLSSLRLTFGGRAPSLLSGSVSNDNTAFTAHLTNRPLPPLGGSSTPEGVIHVQRVRVLSGTVLNEAIELTNYGTSDAVVPLSISFASDFRDMFEVRGLKREKRGSIEPARIENDEVRLDYIGLDRVARRVRIAFSPAPDKLFGDRADYSVRLPAQACVSIYLSVSVHVEALPDAPHDTPSAGPVQPTHLVSEAHLSQIDAARPRVGRAAVRAAMVDAHLVMRERRRTTARVRSSNPLFNAWIERSLADLGLLTTDLASGPYPYAGIPWFSTPFGRDAVITALQSLWMQPALARGVLRFQAEHQARENSPFRDAAVGKIIHEMRKSEMAATGEVPFAQYYGGVDTTPLFIVLAGAYAARTHDLALIDELWPALERAANWVAGVCERNRYGLLDYQRESEGGLANQGWKDSHDSVFHADGRFPEGPIALVEVQAYAAAAFDTMAHFSALRGLGAEAAAWAARAAKIRACVEERYWMPESGFYGIALDGHGELCRVLASNAGHLLAFGLPSPERGKQVVDALDSALFHTGWGVRTLAAGQPRFNPMAYHNGSVWPHDNALCARGLVRYGGKAVAVRLLQALFEAAVTFDMRLPELFCGFPRRRGEPPTAYPVACLPQAWAAGSPFMMLEACLGITIDAASREVRIEQPMLPEGIDWIEVGDLQVGEGSVSIVFRRMDGKVVASADKGDVKVVAVL; this comes from the coding sequence ATGCAGGATCCAGAAGCACTCGGCGGTGTAACGCACGCGGGGGGCGTGGACCACGCCCCGTCTCCCCAGCAGGATGCGGACGGCGCGTTCATCCCGACAGAGACCGCGCATGTCGCGAGCATGACCCAGCACGTGCTGAAGTCCGGCGACACGTTTATCGTCAACGACTCGCTGGGTGACATCACGGGCCACGACGACGGCCTCTTCGTCAACGACACGCGCGTACTCTCGTCGCTGCGCCTCACCTTCGGCGGACGCGCGCCGTCGCTGCTCTCGGGCAGCGTCAGCAACGACAACACGGCGTTCACCGCGCATCTCACCAACCGTCCGTTGCCGCCGCTCGGCGGCAGCAGCACGCCCGAGGGCGTGATCCACGTGCAGCGCGTGCGCGTGCTCTCGGGCACGGTGCTCAACGAGGCAATCGAACTCACCAACTATGGCACGAGCGATGCTGTCGTGCCGCTCTCCATCTCGTTCGCGAGCGACTTTCGCGACATGTTCGAAGTGCGTGGCCTGAAGCGCGAGAAGCGCGGCAGCATCGAGCCCGCACGCATCGAGAACGACGAAGTGCGGCTCGACTATATCGGGCTCGACCGCGTGGCGCGGCGCGTGCGCATTGCGTTTTCGCCTGCGCCCGACAAGCTGTTCGGCGACCGCGCCGATTATTCGGTGCGGCTGCCCGCGCAGGCCTGCGTGTCGATCTACCTGTCGGTTTCCGTGCACGTGGAGGCGTTGCCCGACGCGCCGCACGACACGCCGAGCGCCGGACCCGTGCAGCCCACGCATCTCGTGAGCGAAGCGCATCTCTCGCAGATCGATGCCGCACGCCCACGCGTGGGCCGCGCCGCGGTACGCGCGGCGATGGTGGATGCCCACCTCGTCATGCGCGAGCGCAGGCGCACGACGGCGCGCGTGCGCTCCAGCAATCCGCTCTTCAACGCATGGATCGAACGTTCGCTCGCGGACCTGGGCCTCCTCACGACCGACCTCGCGAGCGGTCCGTATCCGTATGCGGGCATTCCATGGTTCTCCACGCCGTTCGGCCGCGACGCTGTCATCACGGCGTTGCAGAGCCTGTGGATGCAGCCCGCGCTCGCGCGCGGCGTGCTGCGCTTTCAGGCCGAGCACCAGGCGCGCGAGAACTCGCCGTTTCGCGACGCGGCGGTCGGCAAGATCATCCACGAAATGCGCAAGAGCGAGATGGCGGCCACGGGCGAAGTGCCGTTCGCACAGTACTACGGCGGCGTGGACACCACGCCGCTCTTCATCGTGCTGGCGGGCGCGTATGCGGCCCGCACCCACGACCTCGCGCTGATCGACGAACTGTGGCCCGCACTGGAACGCGCGGCGAACTGGGTGGCCGGCGTGTGCGAGCGCAATCGCTACGGGCTGCTCGACTATCAGCGCGAGTCCGAAGGCGGCCTTGCGAACCAGGGCTGGAAGGACAGTCACGATTCGGTGTTCCATGCGGACGGCCGCTTTCCCGAAGGGCCGATCGCGCTCGTCGAGGTGCAGGCCTACGCGGCCGCGGCATTCGACACGATGGCGCACTTCTCCGCGTTGCGCGGCCTCGGCGCAGAAGCTGCGGCGTGGGCCGCGCGCGCCGCGAAGATTCGCGCGTGCGTGGAGGAACGCTACTGGATGCCCGAGTCGGGCTTCTACGGCATTGCGCTGGATGGCCACGGCGAACTGTGCCGCGTGCTCGCATCGAATGCGGGGCATCTGCTCGCGTTCGGTTTGCCTTCACCCGAGCGCGGCAAGCAGGTGGTGGATGCGCTCGATTCCGCGCTGTTCCACACAGGCTGGGGCGTGCGGACGCTGGCCGCAGGCCAGCCGCGTTTCAATCCGATGGCTTATCACAACGGGTCTGTGTGGCCGCACGACAATGCGCTCTGCGCGCGCGGCCTTGTGCGCTACGGCGGCAAGGCGGTGGCCGTGCGGCTGCTGCAGGCGCTCTTCGAAGCGGCGGTTACCTTCGACATGCGGCTGCCCGAGCTGTTCTGCGGCTTTCCGCGCCGCCGCGGCGAGCCGCCTACCGCTTACCCCGTCGCGTGTCTGCCGCAGGCCTGGGCGGCCGGCTCGCCGTTCATGATGCTCGAGGCGTGTCTGGGCATCACGATCGACGCGGCGAGCCGCGAGGTGCGCATCGAGCAGCCCATGCTGCCCGAGGGCATCGACTGGATCGAGGTGGGTGATCTGCAGGTGGGCGAGGGCTCGGTCTCCATCGTGTTCAGGCGGATGGACGGCAAGGTCGTGGCATCGGCGGACAAGGGCGACGTGAAGGTGGTCGCGGTGCTCTAG